A section of the Neorhizobium galegae bv. orientalis str. HAMBI 540 genome encodes:
- a CDS encoding type II toxin-antitoxin system PemK/MazF family toxin has product MIAVFPGELGKPRPAVILQADEFLVTYTTALACPLTTHLLEAPLLRPIIEPSAQNGLQHLSQVMVEKITPVRKEVIGQQVGRLADSDMSRIEIALVHVTGLTHTIAPERDPKRTGEQQ; this is encoded by the coding sequence GTGATCGCGGTCTTTCCTGGTGAACTTGGCAAACCTCGGCCCGCCGTTATTCTTCAGGCTGACGAGTTTCTCGTGACCTACACGACAGCTCTAGCCTGCCCTTTGACGACGCATCTGCTTGAAGCACCGCTTCTTCGGCCGATCATCGAGCCCAGTGCTCAGAACGGGCTCCAACATCTGTCTCAGGTCATGGTCGAGAAGATCACGCCGGTCAGAAAAGAGGTCATCGGCCAGCAGGTCGGCCGTCTGGCCGATAGCGACATGAGCCGAATTGAAATCGCCCTCGTCCACGTCACCGGATTGACGCATACCATCGCCCCCGAAAGGGATCCAAAACGAACAGGGGAACAACAATGA
- the hydA gene encoding dihydropyrimidinase, translating to MTTVIKGGTIVTADLTYKADVKIDGGKIIEIGPNLVGDTTLDATGCYVMPGGIDPHVHLEMPFMGTYSADDFESGTRAALAGGTTMVVDFCLPEPGQSLLDALKRWDNKATRANCDYSFHMSVTWWGEQVFNEMKAVVAHHGINTFKHFMAYKGALMVNDDEMFASFSRCAELGALPLVHAENGDVVAAMQTKLMDEGNNGPEAHAYSRPASVEGEATNRAIIIADMAGVPLYVVHTSCEQAHEAIRRARQNGMRVYGEPLIQHLTLDESEYFNKDWDHSARRVMSPPFRSKQHQDSLWAGLASGSLQVVATDHCAFTTDQKRTGLGDFRKIPNGTGGLEDRLPMLWMHGVATGRITMNEFVAVTSTNIAKILNIYPRKGAILVGADADIVVLDPNRSKTISAKSQQSAIDYNVFEGKEVTGLPRYTLTRGVVAIEDGAIRTQEGHGQFVKREPYPAVNKALSTWKELTSPRKVERSGIPASGV from the coding sequence ATGACCACAGTCATCAAGGGTGGAACCATCGTCACGGCCGACCTGACCTACAAGGCGGACGTGAAGATCGACGGCGGCAAAATCATCGAGATCGGCCCGAACCTTGTGGGCGATACCACGCTGGATGCGACGGGCTGTTATGTCATGCCGGGGGGCATCGATCCGCATGTGCATCTCGAAATGCCGTTCATGGGCACCTATTCCGCCGACGACTTCGAGAGCGGCACGCGGGCGGCGCTCGCCGGCGGCACGACCATGGTGGTCGATTTCTGCCTGCCCGAGCCCGGCCAGTCGCTGCTCGACGCGCTGAAGCGCTGGGACAACAAGGCGACCCGCGCCAATTGCGACTATTCCTTCCATATGTCGGTCACCTGGTGGGGCGAGCAGGTCTTCAACGAGATGAAGGCGGTCGTCGCGCATCACGGCATCAACACCTTCAAGCATTTCATGGCCTACAAAGGCGCGCTGATGGTGAACGACGACGAGATGTTCGCCTCGTTTTCGCGTTGCGCCGAGCTTGGCGCCCTGCCGCTGGTGCATGCCGAAAACGGCGACGTCGTCGCCGCCATGCAGACCAAGCTGATGGACGAGGGCAATAACGGCCCCGAGGCGCATGCCTATTCCCGCCCTGCCTCCGTCGAGGGCGAGGCGACCAACCGCGCCATCATCATCGCCGATATGGCCGGCGTACCCCTCTATGTCGTCCACACATCCTGCGAGCAGGCCCATGAAGCGATCCGCCGCGCCCGCCAGAACGGCATGCGCGTTTATGGCGAGCCGCTGATCCAGCACCTGACGCTGGACGAGAGCGAATATTTCAACAAGGACTGGGACCATTCGGCCCGCCGGGTAATGTCGCCGCCATTCCGCAGCAAGCAGCATCAGGACAGCCTGTGGGCGGGCCTCGCCTCCGGTTCGCTGCAGGTGGTAGCGACCGACCACTGCGCGTTCACGACCGACCAGAAGCGCACCGGTCTCGGCGATTTCAGAAAGATCCCGAATGGAACCGGCGGCCTCGAAGACCGGCTGCCGATGCTGTGGATGCATGGCGTCGCAACCGGCCGCATCACCATGAACGAGTTCGTGGCAGTGACCTCCACCAATATCGCAAAGATCCTCAACATCTATCCGAGGAAGGGCGCGATCCTGGTCGGAGCCGACGCGGATATCGTCGTTCTCGATCCGAACAGATCGAAGACGATCTCGGCCAAGAGCCAGCAGTCGGCGATCGACTACAACGTCTTCGAAGGCAAGGAAGTAACCGGCCTGCCCCGTTATACACTGACCCGCGGCGTCGTCGCGATCGAGGACGGGGCGATCAGGACGCAGGAAGGTCACGGCCAGTTCGTCAAGCGCGAGCCTTATCCGGCGGTCAACAAGGCGCTGTCGACCTGGAAGGAACTGACCTCGCCCCGCAAGGTGGAACGGTCAGGCATTCCGGCCAGCGGGGTTTGA
- a CDS encoding cupin domain-containing protein, translating into MDNASKPTCRVVKPGAAYDGKQGLSYFEGIAAETVGSKGICMHLLTIPPGARAKAHLHETHETAIYVLSGSAVTWYGDRLEECAELSAGEMMYIPAGVPHLPANISDAPCSAVIARTDPNEQESVVLLPELDGLVA; encoded by the coding sequence ATGGACAATGCATCAAAACCCACCTGCCGTGTCGTCAAACCCGGTGCGGCCTACGATGGCAAGCAGGGCTTGAGCTATTTCGAGGGGATCGCGGCGGAAACGGTCGGATCCAAAGGCATTTGCATGCACCTCCTCACCATTCCGCCGGGCGCACGGGCGAAGGCCCATCTGCATGAAACCCACGAGACCGCCATCTACGTACTCTCCGGCTCGGCCGTCACCTGGTATGGCGACCGGTTGGAGGAATGTGCCGAACTCTCGGCCGGCGAGATGATGTATATCCCCGCCGGCGTGCCGCACCTGCCGGCGAACATTTCCGACGCGCCCTGTTCGGCGGTGATCGCCCGCACCGACCCGAACGAACAGGAAAGCGTCGTGCTGCTGCCGGAGCTTGACGGGCTGGTGGCTTGA
- a CDS encoding Zn-dependent hydrolase, translated as MVAAPGENLRINGDRLWDMLMDMAKIGPGIAGGNNRQTLTDADGEGRHLFKRWCEAEGMTVGVDRMGTMFATRAGTDPDALPVYVGSHLDTQPTGGKYDGVLGVLGALEVVRTMNDLGIKTKHPIVVTNWANEEGARFAPAMLASGVFAGVHSIDYAYGRKDPDGKTYGDELKRIGWLGDEEVGARKMHAYFEYHIEQGPILEAENKQIGVVTHCQGLWWLEFTLIGREAHTGSTPMNLRVNAGLAFGRILEMVQAGAMSEQPGAVGGVGQVFFSPNSRNVLPGKVVFTVDIRTPSQEKLDRMRATIEKQAAEICEPLGVGCSVEAVGHFDPVTFDPVLVGRVREAAEKLGYSHMNIISGAGHDACWAAKVAPSTMIMCPCVGGLSHNEAEEISKEWAAAGADVLFHAVLETAEIVE; from the coding sequence ATGGTGGCAGCACCCGGCGAGAACTTGCGCATCAACGGCGATCGTCTCTGGGACATGCTCATGGACATGGCGAAGATCGGCCCCGGCATTGCCGGCGGCAACAATCGCCAGACGCTAACGGATGCGGACGGCGAAGGCCGCCATCTCTTCAAGCGGTGGTGCGAGGCCGAGGGGATGACGGTCGGCGTCGACAGGATGGGCACCATGTTTGCCACCCGCGCCGGCACCGATCCAGATGCGCTGCCAGTCTATGTCGGCAGCCATCTCGACACCCAGCCGACCGGCGGCAAATATGACGGCGTTCTCGGCGTGCTCGGCGCGCTGGAAGTGGTGCGCACCATGAACGACCTCGGCATCAAGACCAAGCACCCGATCGTCGTCACCAACTGGGCGAACGAGGAAGGCGCGCGGTTTGCGCCGGCCATGCTGGCATCGGGCGTGTTCGCCGGCGTGCATTCGATCGACTATGCCTATGGCCGCAAGGATCCGGACGGCAAGACCTATGGCGACGAGCTGAAGCGCATCGGCTGGCTCGGCGACGAGGAGGTCGGCGCGCGAAAAATGCACGCCTATTTCGAATACCATATCGAACAGGGGCCGATCCTCGAGGCCGAGAACAAGCAGATCGGCGTCGTCACCCACTGTCAGGGCCTCTGGTGGCTGGAATTCACCCTGATCGGGCGCGAGGCGCATACCGGCTCGACGCCGATGAACCTGCGCGTCAATGCCGGACTCGCCTTCGGCCGCATCCTCGAAATGGTGCAGGCGGGGGCGATGTCCGAACAGCCGGGCGCCGTCGGCGGCGTCGGCCAGGTGTTCTTCTCGCCGAACTCCCGCAACGTTTTGCCGGGCAAAGTGGTCTTCACCGTCGACATCCGCACGCCCTCCCAGGAAAAGCTGGACCGCATGCGGGCGACGATCGAGAAACAGGCGGCCGAAATCTGCGAGCCGCTCGGCGTCGGCTGTTCTGTCGAGGCGGTCGGCCATTTCGATCCGGTGACCTTCGATCCGGTCCTAGTCGGCCGTGTCCGAGAAGCGGCAGAAAAGCTCGGCTACAGCCATATGAACATCATCTCCGGCGCCGGCCACGACGCCTGCTGGGCCGCCAAGGTGGCCCCCTCGACGATGATCATGTGCCCCTGCGTCGGCGGGCTTTCGCACAACGAAGCGGAAGAGATTTCCAAGGAATGGGCGGCGGCGGGGGCGGATGTGCTGTTCCATGCCGTGCTGGAGACGGCGGAGATTGTGGAGTAG
- a CDS encoding antitoxin MazE-like protein: protein MGRPREISPEERAELIRQGYRPIEIWVPDLTHEAFRRQAEEEMRRIAEADAKEDIEDWIEAVGPADWDKP from the coding sequence ATGGGACGACCAAGGGAAATATCACCCGAAGAACGAGCCGAACTGATCCGCCAGGGATATCGGCCGATTGAGATCTGGGTACCGGACCTCACCCACGAAGCTTTCCGCCGACAGGCGGAGGAAGAAATGCGCCGGATCGCAGAAGCGGATGCGAAAGAAGACATTGAGGACTGGATCGAAGCCGTTGGCCCAGCCGATTGGGACAAGCCGTGA